Proteins from a genomic interval of Musa acuminata AAA Group cultivar baxijiao chromosome BXJ1-9, Cavendish_Baxijiao_AAA, whole genome shotgun sequence:
- the LOC135581753 gene encoding ankyrin repeat-containing protein At5g02620-like, with product MDSSVGRRKKITKQLTGKREDTPLHSAARAGNLAVVNEFLSGNNEENLKELLCKQNQAGETALFVASEYGYIDLVQEMIKHHDVAMAGIKAKNGYDALHIAAKQGDEDVVKELLNALPELSLTVDFSNTTALHTAATQGRIEVVNLLLEADKSLALIAKSNGKTALHSAARNGHLEVVKALLRKEPGIATRTDKKGQTALHMAAKGTSLELVEELLEHELYLISSVDTKGNTALHIAARKGRAQIIKRLLEIKELETKAINKSGETALDIAEKMGNSGIISILLEHGVQSARTIRPPQNPARELKQTVSDIKHEVHSQLEHARQTRRHVQGIVKRINKLHEEGLTNAINSNTVVAVLIASVAFAAIFTVPGEYVEFDNLAPGLTLGEANVAHQTPFMIFFVFDSVALFISLAVVVVQTSVVVIESKAKKQMMAIINKLMWIACVLISIAFLALCFIVVGRKGRWLAIGVTIIGAVILATTFGTMIYWVIVHRIEAKKLRSIQRSSFSRSRSWSVSGVSDSELFNGEYKMYAI from the exons ATGGACTCATCGGTCGGGCGGCGGAAGAAGATAACCAAGCAGCTGACGGGAAAGCGAGAAGACACTCCCTTGCATTCTGCAGCCAGGGCAGGGAATTTAGCTGTGGTGAATGAGTTCCTTTCGGGAAACAATGAAGAGAATTTAAAGGAATTGTTGTGTAAGCAGAATCAGGCCGGAGAGACTGCTTTGTTTGTTGCTTCTGAGTATGGCTATATCGATTTAGTGCAAGAGATGATCAAGCATCATGATGTTGCAATGGCTGGAATAAAGGCTAAGAATGGTTATGATGCTCTACACATCGCAGCGAAGCAAGGTGATGAAG ATGTTGTGAAGGAGCTGCTAAATGCTCTTCCAGAACTCTCTCTCACGGTGGACTTTTCAAACACCACGGCACTTCATACTGCTGCAACACAAGGCCGTATTGAGGTGGTGAATCTCCTATTAGAAGCTGATAAGAGTCTTGCACTAATTGCAAAGAGCAATGGTAAGACTGCCCTTCATTCTGCTGCAAGAAATGGACACTTGGAAGTTGTCAAGGCTCTTCTAAGAAAAGAACCTGGAATTGCTACCAGAACTGATAAGAAAGGACAGACTGCACTTCATATGGCAGCCAAGGGCACAAGCCTAGAGTTAGTTGAGGAGCTTCTTGAACATGAACTCTATCTAATTAGCTCGGTTGACACGAAGGGCAACACCGCATTGCATATTGCGGCAAGAAAAGGCCGGGCTCAG ATAATCAAGAGATTACTTGAGATCAAGGAGCTTGAGACCAAAGCCATCAACAAATCAGGCGAGACAGCACTTGACATTGCTGAGAAAATGGGGAATTCAGGTATCATCAGCATACTACTGGAGCACGGTGTTCAAAGTGCAAGGACTATTAGACCTCCTCAGAACCCTGCGCGCGAGCTAAAGCAGACAGTGAGTGACATAAAACATGAGGTTCACTCCCAGCTCGAACATGCCCGCCAGACCAGAAGGCATGTCCAGGGGATTGTGAAAAGGATCAACAAGCTCCATGAAGAGGGCCTCACCAATGCGATCAACTCCAACACTGTCGTCGCCGTCCTCATTGCAAGTGTAGCATTTGCAGCCATCTTCACAGTTCCTGGTGAATATGTAGAGTTCGATAACCTCGCCCCTGGACTCACACTAGGAGAAGCCAATGTGGCACATCAGACACCATTCATGATCTTCTTTGTCTTCGACTCAGTAGCACTCTTCATATCCTTGGCTGTTGTCGTGGTACAGACTTCGGTGGTCGTGATCGAGAGCAAGGCCAAGAAGCAGATGATGGCCATCATCAACAAATTAATGTGGATAGCCTGTGTGCTCATCAGCATCGCATTCCTCGCCCTCTGTTTCATCGTTGTGGGGCGCAAGGGGAGGTGGCTGGCGATAGGAGTGACCATCATTGGGGCGGTGATACTAGCAACAACATTCGGCACAATGATCTACTGGGTGATTGTCCATCGGATCGAAGCCAAAAAACTAAGAAGCATCCAGCGATCATCGTTCAGTCGATCACGGTCATGGTCGGTGTCTGGGGTGTCAGACAGTGAATTGTTCAATGGAGAATATAAAATGTATGCAATTTGA